A genomic window from Quercus lobata isolate SW786 chromosome 10, ValleyOak3.0 Primary Assembly, whole genome shotgun sequence includes:
- the LOC115962459 gene encoding activating signal cointegrator 1 — protein sequence METSGQWLQKALVDLCQRIETGLGLGMDIDMISGLVSYCELAHPQDAKEYLDNIIGQEAGKSVIDEYLQRRGHSDVSSSTPNVPTSKLQAYVKPRSDEASVSGTRKPKAPKVVSVPSSQAEPKKHMVSTHQENQVSSETNESRTMQKGNQVSSKKKKAGKVISLAEAAKGSIVFQQGKPCSCQARCHKLVSNCLSCGKIVCEQEGEGPCSFCGSLVLKEGSTYAGLDESLPLQSDAEATAEAYAKRLVEYDRNSAARTTVIDDQSDYYEIEGNSWLSKEEKELLKKKQEEIEEAERAKRNKVVVTFDLVGRKVLLNEDDVSELESENRILRPPDEREVNRIKPNPTLRVQPVFVDPGPSKKPDKGRQPNKGLTNGICLEITGRVQHDSNELKHFMKDKQTETASSGKIWQVPSVNGGLHAKDDGECSLDYY from the exons atggaGACGTCGGGGCAGTGGTTACAGAAGGCGCTGGTGGATCTATGTCAAAGGATAGAAacgggtttgggtttgggtatgGATATTGATATGATATCCGGGTTGGTCTCTTACTGCGAACTTGCTCATCCCCAAGACGCCAAAGAGTACCTTGAC AATATAATTGGCCAGGAAGCCGGCAAAAGTGTTATAGATGAATATTTACAGCGGAGAGGCCACTCAGATGTCAGTAGCAGCACCCCAAATGTCCCAACTTCAAAATTACAAGCCTATGTCAAACCACGCTCTGATGAAGCATCTGTCAGTGGAACCAGGAAACCTAAAGCACCAAAAGTGGTTTCAGTCCCCAGTTCCCAGGCAGAACCAAAAAAACATATGGTGTCTACTCATCAGGAAAACCAGGTCTCATCAGAGACTAATGAGTCAAGAACCATGCAGAAAGGGAACCAAGTTAGTTCTAAAAAGAAGAAAGCTGGGAAAGTTATTTCACTTGCAGAGGCTGCCAAAGGGTCAATTGTATTCCAGCAGGGGAAACCATGCTCATGCCAAGCTCGTTGCCACAAACTGGTCAGCAATTGTTTATCTTGTGGCAAGATAGTTTGTGAGCAAGAGGGAGAGGGCCCTTGCAGTTTTTGTGGTTCCCTTGTGCTGAAGGAAGGGAGCACATATGCTGGTCTAGATGAAAGTTTGCCTCTTCAATCAGATGCTGAAGCAACTGCTGAAGCTTATGCAAAGAGGCTTGTTGAATATGACCGGAACTCTGCAGCGCGTACAACAGTTATTGATGACCAAAGTGACTATTATGAAATTGAGGGGAACAGTTGGTTGTCAAAGGAG GAAAAGGAACTTCTAAAGAAGAAGCAAGAAGAGATTGAAGAAGCTGAACGGGCCAAACGAAATAAAGTGGTTGTGACTTTTGACTTGGTTGGCCGCAAG GTTCTTTTGAACGAGGATGATGTTTCAGAATTAGAATCAGAGAATAGAATATTACGGCCACCTGATGAACGAGAAGTGAACCGGATTAAACCAAACCCAACTCTTAGAGTTCAACCAGTCTTTGTGGACCCAGGCCCCAGTAAGAAGCCTGATAAAGGTAGACAACCAAACAAGGGCCTAACCAATGGCATTTGCTTGGAGATAACAGGGAGGGTGCAGCATGATAGCAATGAATTGAAACATTTTATGAAGGACAAGCAAACTGAAACAGCTTCAAGTGGGAAAATTTGGCAAGTGCCATCAGTAAATGGGGGTCTGCATGCAAAAGATGATGGTGAATGTTCTCTAGATTATTATTGA
- the LOC115965830 gene encoding putative pentatricopeptide repeat-containing protein At1g74580 yields the protein MSPALLPKHVAAVVKYQRDPIKALAMFNSVKNENGFKHTLLTYKCMIEKLGFHGEFEEMESLMSEIRMNIDNSLLEGVYIGAIRNYGRKGKVQEAVDVFERMDFYNCEPSVQSYNAVMNILVEYGYFNQAHKVYLRMRDKGIIPDVYTFTIRIKSFCRTRRPHVALRLLNNMPSQGCELNAVAYCTVIGGFYEENCQVEAYQLFEGMLEQCICPDITTFNKLIHTLCKKGDVQESEKLLNKVLKRGILPNLFTFNIFIQGLCKKGALSEAVRSLDSVRSEGLTPDVVTYNTLICGLCKNLKAVEAERYLHKMVNDGLVPDAFTYNSIIDGYCKMGMIQNADQVLNDAIFKGFVPDEFTYCSLINGLCCDGDIDRAMAVFNDALGKGLKPTIVLYNTLVKGLSQQALILQALQLINEMLDHGCSPNIWTYNLVINGLCKMGCMSDANILTNDVIAKGYLPDIFTFNTLIDGYCKQLKLDNALEIVDRMWSHSVIPDVITYNTVLNGLCKAKKYDDVIDTFNGMVEKGCLPNIITYNIVVESLCKTQKVNEASELLKEIKNKGLTPDTVTFATLINGFSSNGDLDGAYQLFRIIERQYGVFHTTATYNIMINSFVEKLNINMAEKLFREMGDKGCAPDSYTYRVIIDGFCKTGNIDSGYDFLVENIEKGFIPSLTTFGQVLNCLCVEHRVLEAVGIIQLMVRKGIVPEVVNTIFEADKKEVAAPKIVVEDLLKKSHITYYAYEVLYDGIRDRKLHKKKLPTRCSHDRGTGSLNVDGTV from the coding sequence atgaGTCCTGCTTTACTTCCTAAACATGTTGCCGCGGTTGTTAAGTATCAAAGAGATCCCATTAAAGCACTTGCAATGTTCAATTctgtgaaaaatgaaaatgggtTCAAGCACACATTGTTGACTTATAAATGTATGATTGAGAAGCTTGGGTTTCATGGGGAGTTTGAGGAAATGGAGAGTTTGATGTCAGAGATAAGGATGAATATTGATAATAGTTTACTAGAAGGAGTTTATATTGGAGCCATTAGGAATTATGGAAGGAAAGGGAAGGTTCAAGAGGCTGTTGATGTGTTTGAGAGGATGGATTTTTATAATTGTGAGCCGTCGGTTCAATCTTATAATGCGGTCATGAATATACTTGTTGAGTATGGCTATTTCAATCAAGCTCACAAAGTGTATCTGAGGATGAGAGATAAAGGGATTATTCCTGATGTGTATACTTTCACCATTAGGATAAAGTCCTTTTGTAGAACAAGGAGGCCTCATGTTGCATTGAGGCTTCTTAATAACATGCCTTCCCAAGGATGTGAGTTAAATGCGGTTGCATATTGTACGGTGATTGGTGGGTTTTATGAAGAGAATTGTCAAGTTGAGGCATATCAATTGTTTGAAGGTATGCTTGAGCAATGTATTTGTCCTGATATTACTACTTTTAATAAGCTTATTCATACACTTTGTAAGAAGGGTGATgtccaagaaagtgaaaaactTCTCAACAAGGTACTGAAGAGGGGAATTTTGCCGAATTTGTTTACATTCAATATCTTCATTCAGGGGCTTTGCAAAAAAGGAGCGCTTAGTGAGGCTGTCAGATCGTTGGATAGTGTGAGAAGTGAAGGTCTGACTCCTGATGTTGTCACATATAACACATTGATCTGTGGCTTGTGTAAAAACCTTAAGGCTGTGGAAGCTGAGCGCTATCTGCATAAAATGGTGAATGATGGTTTGGTGCCTGATGCCTTTACCTACAATAGTATTATTGATGGATATTGCAAAATGGGTATGATACAAAATGCAGACCAGGTTCTTAATGATGCAATTTTCAAGGGGTTTGTGCCTGATGAATTTACTTACTGCTCATTGATCAATGGATTATGCTGTGATGGTGACATAGACCGTGCCATGGCTGTATTTAATGATGCATTAGGGAAAGGGTTGAAGCCTACTATTGTTCTCTACAATACATTAGTCAAAGGGTTATCTCAGCAAGCACTAATTTTGCAGGCCTTGCAGTTGATCAATGAGATGTTGGACCATGGTTGCAGCCCCAATATATGGACTTATAACTTGGTTATTAATGGACTGTGCAAGATGGGGTGTATGTCAGACGCCAATATTCTCACGAATGATGTTATTGCAAAAGGCTACCTTCCTGACATATTTACCTTTAATACTTTGATTGATGGATACTGTAAACAATTGAAATTGgataatgctcttgagataGTAGATAGAATGTGGAGTCACAGTGTTATTCCTGATGTGATCACATATAACACTGTGTTGAATGGGCTTTGCAAGGCTAAAAAGTATGATGATGTGATAGATACTTTCAATGGGATGGTTGAGAAAGGGTGTCTCCCTAACATAATTACATATAACATAGTTGTAGAAAGCCTGTGCAAAACTCAAAAGGTAAATGAAGCTTCGGAACtccttaaagaaataaaaaacaaggGTTTGACTCCAGATACTGTTACTTTTGCCACATTGATTAATGGATTTTCTTCCAATGGTGATCTGGATGGAGCTTACCAGCTGTTTAGAATAATCGAACGACAATATGGGGTATTCCATACAACAGCAACGTACAATATCATGATAAATTCTTTTGTTGAAAAGCTAAATATTAATATGGCAGAAAAGCTTTTTCGTGAGATGGGTGACAAGGGTTGTGCCCCAGACAGTTACACTTACCGTGTAATAATTGATGGCTTTTGCAAAACGGGGAATATTGATTCTGGGTATGATTTTCTCGTAGAAAATATTGAGAAGGGGTTCATTCCATCACTGACAACATTTGGACAGGTACTGAATTGTCTTTGCGTGGAGCATAGGGTTCTTGAGGCAGTTGGTATTATCCAACTTATGGTTCGCAAAGGCATTGTCCCTGAGGTTGTGAATACAATTTTTGAGGCTGATAAAAAAGAGGTAGCAGCACCAAAGATCGTAGTAGAAGATTTGTTAAAGAAAAGTCACATAACTTATTATGCCTATGAGGTTCTATATGATGGCATCAGGGATAGAAAATTACATAAGAAAAAGCTTCCAACTAGGTGTTCTCATGATCGGGGGACAGGGTCTTTAAATGTTGATGGAACTGTATGA